The following coding sequences lie in one Changpingibacter yushuensis genomic window:
- the purH gene encoding bifunctional phosphoribosylaminoimidazolecarboxamide formyltransferase/IMP cyclohydrolase — translation MRIPLRRAIISVYDKTGVEELARGLHEAGCEIVSTGSTASVIARAGVPVTPVDSVTGFPECFDGRVKTLHPLIHGGILADRRLESHRQQMKELGVTAVDLVVVNLYPFQDTVASGASSDECVEKIDIGGPTMVRAAAKNHESVAIVVDPQAYGATIAAAQAGGFTLEERKVLAAQAFAHTAAYDVAVATWMSQTLLGNDHPTFVGGAWKQKAALRYGENPHQAAGIYTADGESGGLANARQLGGKEMSYNNYQDTDAAIRAAFDHDEPCVAIIKHANPCGVAIGTDIAQAHRNAHACDPVSAYGGVIAANREVTLELAQQVKPIFTEVIAAPSFEPAALELLQTKKNLRILEVDGQNADVDLRPITGGVLVQERDKLDAPGDNPANWTLVSGEPADAATLRDLLFAWRTVRAVKSNAILLADSGATVGVGMGQVNRVDSCRLAVERANTLGLTVESATDSAGGADGSAVAGAAAPERARGAVAASDAFFPFADGFNVLADAGVRAVVQPGGSIRDNDVIEAANAAGVTMYLTGCRHFFH, via the coding sequence ATGAGGATTCCCCTACGCCGCGCAATTATCTCCGTCTATGACAAGACGGGTGTTGAAGAACTTGCGCGTGGCCTTCATGAAGCTGGTTGCGAAATCGTCTCAACTGGTTCAACAGCATCCGTCATCGCACGCGCCGGTGTTCCCGTGACCCCGGTTGACTCGGTCACTGGCTTCCCTGAGTGCTTCGACGGGCGTGTGAAGACCCTGCACCCACTCATCCATGGCGGAATCCTCGCTGATCGCCGCTTGGAGTCCCACCGCCAGCAGATGAAGGAACTTGGCGTCACGGCTGTGGATCTTGTGGTTGTGAATCTCTACCCGTTCCAAGATACGGTGGCCTCTGGCGCCAGCAGTGATGAATGCGTGGAGAAGATCGATATCGGTGGGCCCACCATGGTGCGCGCCGCAGCCAAGAACCACGAAAGCGTCGCCATCGTGGTAGATCCACAAGCCTATGGCGCAACCATTGCGGCCGCTCAGGCTGGCGGATTCACGTTGGAAGAACGCAAGGTTTTGGCTGCTCAGGCATTCGCTCACACCGCGGCATACGATGTGGCGGTGGCCACGTGGATGAGTCAGACACTTCTTGGCAATGACCACCCCACCTTTGTGGGGGGCGCGTGGAAGCAGAAGGCCGCATTGCGCTACGGGGAGAACCCACATCAGGCCGCTGGCATATACACCGCAGACGGCGAGTCCGGTGGGCTTGCAAACGCACGTCAGCTCGGTGGCAAGGAAATGAGCTACAACAACTACCAAGATACGGATGCGGCTATTCGTGCTGCATTCGATCACGATGAACCCTGCGTTGCGATTATCAAACACGCCAACCCATGCGGTGTGGCCATTGGTACTGACATTGCACAGGCTCACCGCAACGCACATGCCTGCGACCCGGTTTCGGCTTACGGAGGCGTGATTGCGGCTAATCGCGAGGTCACTCTGGAACTGGCCCAACAAGTCAAACCCATTTTCACTGAGGTAATCGCCGCACCTTCGTTTGAACCCGCCGCCCTCGAACTTCTCCAAACCAAGAAGAACCTTCGGATCCTCGAAGTGGATGGCCAGAATGCAGATGTGGACCTGCGTCCCATCACAGGTGGTGTGCTGGTTCAGGAACGCGACAAGCTTGACGCACCCGGCGATAATCCAGCCAACTGGACTCTCGTTTCGGGCGAACCGGCGGATGCCGCCACACTCCGCGATCTGCTCTTCGCTTGGCGCACTGTTCGCGCGGTGAAGTCCAATGCAATCCTGTTAGCGGATTCGGGTGCGACCGTGGGCGTTGGAATGGGTCAGGTCAACCGAGTCGATTCGTGCCGTTTGGCCGTAGAACGCGCCAACACACTTGGGTTGACGGTGGAGTCAGCTACCGACTCCGCCGGCGGTGCCGACGGTTCGGCTGTTGCCGGCGCCGCGGCCCCGGAACGGGCCCGCGGGGCGGTGGCCGCTTCGGATGCCTTCTTCCCCTTCGCAGACGGCTTCAACGTGTTGGCTGATGCGGGCGTTCGCGCTGTGGTCCAGCCCGGCGGATCGATCCGAGATAACGACGTCATCGAGGCTGCCAATGCGGCAGG